The genomic region AGATCGGCCGGCCCTTTGAGAGCCGGCCGATCCAGGCCTCGACGCGAAGGGAGGTCCGCTCCAGGTCGAGACCGGGCGCGCCGATGGCCGCGGCTGGCCTTCGGCGTGCCGAACTCAATTGGTTTCCAGGCGCGCTCCTGCCGCTCGGGGTTCCGTGCGGCCGAGCCTGACGGGCTTTTGGCCTGGAGCTTCCCCGGACATTGATCGATCTCCGTCATCGGCGATCTCGGGATCGCTCTTGGCCGCGGTATCGACCGTCGCCACCACCGACATCCCGGGCGCAAGGCGTTCAGACAAAGGCTGCCCCGGATCGATGGCGATGCGTACGGGCAGACGCTGCGCCACCTTGGTGAAGTTACCGGAGGCGTTGTCGGATTTGATGACGCTGAATTCAGACCCCGTCGCTGGCGAAAAGCGCTCGATATGGCCTGCAAGGCTTGCTCCTTCGAGCGCGTCCACGGTGAAGGTGACCGGCTGGCCGATGCGCATCTTGGCCACCTGGGTCTCCTTGAAATTCGCCACGACCCAGATGTTCTCCGGCACGAGCGCCACGAGTTGCGTGCCGGCGGAGACATATTGGCCGATGCGCGTGCCGACCTGGCCGAGACGCCCGCTTGCCGGGGCAGTGATGTGGGTGTTGTCGAGGTCGATCTCGGCAAGGTGCACGGCGGCTTCCGCACCCTCGACGGCCGCCTTCAGAGACGCGCGATTGACGATGGTCGATTGCAGCTCCTGTCTCGCCACTTCGATCTCCGCCGTGGCTTCATCGTAGGCGGCCTGCGCCTGATCGCGTGTCGAGCGGGTTTGATCGCCGGTCGCCTTGTTGACGACGCCGCGCTCGACCAGGGGCCCGACCCGCTGCCAATCCGCCTCCGCCTGATCGAGAGCGGCTTTCTTGCCGGCGAGCTGCGCCTGGGTGGAGCGGAGCTTTGCTTCCGCCGAACGGCGGCTCTGCTCGGAATTGGCGAGCGCGGCCTTTTGGGCATCGAGTTCCGCGCGCGCCTGTTCGAGCTTCTGCCGGTAGATGCGATCGTCGAGCTGAACGAGGACATCGCCTTTTTCGACGGTCTCGAAATCCTGTACCGGAACCTTGCTCACATAACCCGCCACTTGCGGTGCGATGATGGTCACCGGCCCGCGCACATAGGCGTTCTCGGTCACCTCCACGACGCTGGTGAAGGGGGGAAGACGCCAGGCGTAGAGCACGACGCAGATGCCGAGGAGGCCGATCGTGACGGCGAGGATTGTCGAGAATGAACGCAGGAAATTGAACATCGGGATTACGAAGACTGGGGTTGGAGGGCCAAAGCGGGCTGCCGCTGTTTCATCAGCCAGGCCACGGCGACATGGATCGTGAGTGCCAGAAGAGCCGTTGCGGCGAGCGCGGAGACGGCCAAGAAGGCATCGTTGTAGGCGAGGATGTAGGCCTCTCGGGATGTCGCTTTGGCGAGGAGGGTTGCACCTTCCGCGTGGAGAAGCGTCTGATCGCCGAGGATTCCGGCATAGCTTCTGGATAGCTGTGCGATGCGTTCCGCAACGATCGGATCGGTCGATCTCAGTCCTTCGATCAGCGCTTCGGAGTGAAATTTCTCCCGGATCTGAACAAAGGTCCCGAAGAGGGCCGATCCGAAGAGGCTTCCGAGGCTCTGCGTCGACAGGAAGACGACGACGAAGCTCAAGATATAGTTCGGACCCTTCGTGAACGCGGCGACGATGCCGCGGGCCATCGCCGCGGGCAGGAAGAGAGCGCCACCGAAGGCGACGAGCCCCTGGCTCACCATCAATTGTGCGGGCCGGGTGAGATTGCTCGATTGGCCGTCGAGATAGGCGCCCACACACAGCGCGGTAAGCGCAACGGCATGAATGGCCGGCTCACGCCCCGGTTTCAGGAACATGGCCGAGAGCCAGCCGCCGGCCACCATGCAGGCGAAAACCACCCAATAAAGCGGCATCGCCTGATCGTTGGTGATGTCGAGCTGGCTGAAGAGGCCGCGAATGCCAGCCGATTGTTCCGCGAGCACGGTGCGGAAAATGATCAGTGCGCCGGCGAAATGCAGGATCGGCGGGCTGCAGATCCAGCGGATATCGACGAGAGGATATTTGCGGTTGAGCTCGATGACGGTCGCCAGCGTGAGCGAGGCGAGCGAGATGACCAGGAGCCAGCCGAGCCAGTCGCGCTCGAACCACCAATAGACGCGCCCAAGCGTCAGGAAGACGGCCATACAGCCGAAGCCCACGGCGATCAGGGGATAGCTGATGAAATCGAGAGGATCGACGACCTTCGCCTGGGGCGGTGAGGTGAGCGGCAGCATGTAGACGCCGCAAAAGCAGATCATCGACAGGCCGAGTTCGAAGGTTGTGAGACCGTGCCACTGATCGATGCCGAAGAGCGTCGGCGAAATCAGCCGGGCGATCGGCATCGCCAGAGTGAGGTTGGTCATCGCGAAGGAGACGCCGATCGTCAGCTTCTTTTCGCGCGGCAGCACCTCCATCATGTAGAGGAAGCTCAAGGCAGAGAGGGGTGCGGCGGAGATGCCGGCGATGAAGCGGAGAATGACGGCGCTCTGAAGGTCGCGGGCAAAGGAATTGAGAAGCGCCACGACGACGAAGACGAGGATGGAAAGCTCGGCGAACCGTCGCAGGCCGAACTGGCGGCGCAGCTTCACGAGCGCGAGGGAGAGGGAGGCGTAAGGCGCCATATAGGCGGCCATCAGCCACATCGTCTCCGACTGCGTGGCGCCGATCGAGCCCTGGATCTGGAAAAGATTGGCCCCGACCATTTGCGTGCCGAGGCCCTGGGTGATGCCAAGAAGAGCGGAGGTCGCGATATAGGCGGCCGCCCGTGCCGGATGCTTCGGCACATAGGGCATGGGCTGAATGACGGGTGGCCGCTCAGGCTCGGCCGGTGGGGGCGGCGCGGCCGTGCGGTCGTCGGGGGCTGACGCGTCAGCGGTCTCGGTTTTGTCGGGCGCGGCGGTTTGCCGTGCTTTCGTTGACGGTGTCTCAGAATGCGCGACCTGCGGCTCGCTGGGTGTTCCGTCGGCCACTGCCCTTTTGCCCAGGGGCGGCCGGCGGTCGAGCTTCTCCGCCCGCGGTGCCGGCGTGTGGGCCGCGCCTCTTACGAGGGGGTCCGAGCCCTGGTCGCTCATGCGTCTTTCAGGCATGGGAGCTCACGACTGCGCCGCGATATTGGCGGCGACTTTTTGCAGCGTGAGCGTCGCCTGCCGCAGCTCTTCGGCGTCGATGCCTTCCAGGACCGTGGCTTTCAATTCGCGCGCGAAGGGAAGGATTTCACCGGCTTTTTCGCGACCGGCGTCGGTCAGATAGATGTGCTTGGAACGACGGTCCTCTTCTGCCGCCTGTCGTTCGATGAGGCCGCATTTTTCCAGACCATCGACCAGGCGGACCATGCTCGGTTGTTCGACTTCAAGAAGCTCGGCAAGCTCCGCCTGGCTCGCGCCTTCATGACGGGCGAGGAGCACGAAAAGCCGGGCGCGGGAAAAGGTGAGGCCACGGCTCTTGGCCATGGCGTCGAAGCGGGTGCGCAGCTTGCGCGTGACGTTGGTCACAGCTTCGATGAAGGCGTCATGCGCGGGGGCGTTTTGGGAAGGTGGCATAATACATAGCAAGCTAATTGTGTGTTTGCTATGTAAGGCGTTATCGATGCGACGACAAGGCGCCTTGTCCGAGAGTCGTTATGCTGAATGAAGCAGTCAGGGTTGCGCGATTGGGGGCGCGTCGCGGCTCGCGGGGGGGTAGCCCGATTAGGCTTTCGGAGCGTCGTTCTCGTCAAGCGCCGCGTTCAGCTGTTTCAGAGCGGTGCGAAGCGACACCATGGTTTCGCGCGGCAGGCCGACGCGGCAGATGATTTCTTCGGGCACTTTCGAAGCCGGCATACGCAGGGCGCGCCCGGCCTCGGTGAGGTCGACGATGACACGGCGTTCGTCTTCCGGATCGCGGCGGCGGTCGACGAGACCCTGCGCTTCCAGCCGCTTCAGAAGAGGGCTCAGGGTGCCGAAGTCGAGGCCGAGCGCCTCCTTGAGAGCGCCCACGGAGCGGGGCGCCTTTTCCCACAGAGCGAGCATGGCGATATATTGCGGGTAGGTGAGGCCGAGAGGCTCCAGAAGCGGCCGGTAGAGCTTCGTCATCCGGCTCGACGCCGAATACAGCGCAAAGCATATCTGCGCGTCGAGGGTCGTCGCCCGAAGCGCGTCGGGCGACAAATCGTTCTCAGACGTGTCGTGCGTGTCGCTCACTTCGCCTCGACGGTGATCGCTACGTCCACATTGCCTTTGATGGCTCGCGAATACGGGCATCCCTCATGGGCGAGTGCGACGAGATCCTCGGCCGCTTTCCGGTCGAGGCCGTTCGTCTCGGCCACGAGATCGACATCGAGCCCAAAGGCGGTCTCGGAAACCGATCCCAGGCGCACTTTGACGGTGACCGATGCGCCTTTCAAGGGAAGCTTCTGTTTGCCGGCGAGGAAGCGCATGGCGCTTTCGAAGCAGGCGGCATAGCCGGCGGCAAAGAGTTGTTCCGGATTGGTGGCGCCGCCCTGGCCGCCCATCTCTTTCGGCGTTGCGAGATCGACGCTGAGGAGGTGGTCCGGCGTCTCGGCGTGGCCCTGGCGGCCGCCAACGGCACGGGCTTCGGTTTCGTACAGGACTTTCATGGGAATCCTCGTGTGATATTAAATCGTGTACGATGTAAATAGGCGATTGATCCCGAGAAACAAGCGGCGACGATCAAAAGGAAAAAGACAATTGACAGTATGCTGCTATAATGTATGTATGCTGTCATGATAGAAAAAACGCCTTACCCCTTCGAACATCCGCTCAACGCCCTGGTGCTGGAAGTCTTCCGGCTCAACGGTGCGCTCATCGCGTCAGGCGACGCACTCGTCCGGCCTCTCGGCCTGACGAGTGCCCGCTGGCAGGTGATGGGATCGGTGGCGCAGGGGAGGGGTGGTTTTTCCGTGGCGCAGCTCGCCCGGAATATGGGACTCGCGCGCCAATCTGTGCAGCGCATCGTCGACGAACTCGTCGCGGCCGGCATCTTCGAGCTTACCGACAACCCGCATCACAAGCGGGCGAGGCTCGTGCGGCTGACCGAGAAGGGGGAGGCGCTGTTCGAGGAGGCGACTGCGCGCTGGCTGCCGCATGCCGACGATCTCGCCGCCGTTCTCGCCCCCGGCGAACTGGCGCGGCTGACAGAACTTCTGGCGCAGCTCAGGACCCGGCTGGAAGAGGGGCCGCTTTCTGGAGGTGAAAGATGATCCGCAAACTGCACCCGGCGGCGGGAGGGACCGCCTTTCTCATCATTCTGACGTTCTGGACGTCGACCGTCATCGCCGAGCTCTTCGGCAGCGAGGCCGCGGTCCTCGCGGTCAAGACGGCCATCCTTTGGGGCATGCTTGCGCTGATCCCGGCGATGGCCGCGGTCGGTATGTCGGGTTTCCGGCTCGGAGCAAGGTCGCGCCATCCAAGGATCGCGGCCAAACGCCGGCGCATGCCGGTGATCGCCGCAAACGGGCTTTTCGTGCTCGTGCCGTGCGCGTTCTTTCTGCAGGCAAAGGCGGCGGCCGGCGAGTTTTCCGGCTCGTTCATCGCCGTCCAGGGGATCGAGCTTCTTGCGGGCGGCCTCAACCTCGTTTTGATCGGGCTCAGCCTTCGCGATGGTCTTCTTGTTGCGCGCGAACGCCTGCCGCGCCCGGCATGAGACGATTTATGCCGGTCCTCGCCGTCGAAAACGCGAAAGCCGCCTCCCTGTCGAGGCGGCTTCCAGATCTTGTTCAGCTTGTGGCGGTCAGGCCGCGATCGACTGCGACACTTCCTTGACCTGGCGTGTGGCCTGGTCGATCTGCGCGGCGCTCGAGGCGATCTGAGACATCGACTGCGTGATTTCCGAGACGCCCTGAGCTGCGGTGTGCATGTTGGAGGAGATTTCGCGCGTGACGGACGCCTGCTGCTCGACGGCGGCCGAGATGCCGGACGAGATCTCCTTCACCTGATTGATGATCTGGGAGATCGCTTCGATGGCGCTGACGGCGCTCGAGGTCGATCCCTGCACTTCGCTGATCTGCGTGCTGATCTCGCCTGTGGCCTTGGCCGTTTGACCGGCGAGATCCTTCACCTCGGCGGCCACAACGGCAAAGCCCTTGCCGGCTTCCCCGGCACGCGCCGCTTCGATCGTGGCGTTGAGGGCGAGAAGATTCGTCTGGCCGGCGATATTGTTGATGAGGTCGACGATGTGGTCGATCTTCTGCGCGGAGGTGGCAAGGCCGGAGACGATCCGGTTGGTCTCGTCCGCCTGTTTGACCGCTTCGATCGAAATGGCGAGCGCGTCGGTGACGCGGCGGCTGATTTCCGCGACCGAGGCGGCCATCTCTTCGGCGCCGGAGGCCACGGCCTGCACGGTCGTCGAGGTCTCCTCCGAGGCGGACGCCGCGGTCGATGCCTGACGATTGGTGTGTTCGACGGCCTGCAGGATTTCGCCGAGGTCGATGTCGATGACCTCCTGCGCCTTGGCCCGGCGGAGACGATCTTTGACCTGCGCCGTGCGGTCGGTGGCGAATTTCACCACTTTAATGACGCGGCACTCGCTGTCGAAAATCGGATTGTAGGAGGCCTGGATCCAGACTTCCTTGCCGCCCTTGCCGATGCGCTTGAACTCGCCGGCCTGGAATTCGCCGCGGCGCAGCGCTTCCCAGAACGCCTGATAGCTGGGAGAGGCGACTTCGGACGCCTCCATGAAAATCTTGTGATGTTTGCCCACAATCTCGGAGAGCTCGTAGCCCAGAGCTTTGAGAAAGTTCTGGTTGGCGGTGATGACCGTTCCGTCGGTCTCGAACTCGATGATCGCCTGGGATTTGTGGATGGCGGCAAGCTGGCCTTCATGGTCGAAGCTTTTGAGCTTCGATTGCGTGATGTCGCTGGCGAGCTTCATCACACGATAAGGCTTGCCGTCGCGCCCCATGATCGGGTTGTAGGAGGCCTGGATCCAAACGTCATTGCCGTTCTTGGCTTTGCGCTTGAACTCGGCGGAGAAGTATTCTCCGCCCCGCAGACGCTCCCAGAATTCCCGATAGGCTTTGCTGTCGCGGTCTTTCTCGTCGACGAAGATTGCGTGCTTGCGGCCTCTAATCTCCTCGAGCGTATAGCCCATCGTCTTCAGGAAGTTCTCGTTGGCCGTGATGATCGTGCCATCGAGCTCGAATTCGATGATCGCCTGCGAGCGATTGAGGGAGGCAAGTTGGTCGCTCAGAGCGTTCATATTGCGAAGGAAAGCCATGGGGTGCCATTCAGTTGATCCACTGCCTCCATTGCCTGCGAAAGCTGGTGCGGGGCTTAACGCTTCGGCAAGCCGCGGCGGGAATATCTTGGCGCGGCACACAAAGCCCTATTCGCCGGCAAGAATCGCAACGGCTATCTTCTTGCCTTCACCATCGGCGACAATGACCAGCCCAATTCCTGTCAACGCATTATTGAGAAGCATCTCTCGGTAGTCGTCGTTTTTGAGCCATTGTCCGATGAAGAAGCGCACGTCCGCATCCGTCGCCTCTGCCCCGCATCCGCTGCAGCTTCCAGCCACCACCCGGAACCGCCGAAAGGTCGTCTCGGCCGGCAATGCGTTTTGAAGGTTGCGGAGATCGTCGAGCGACGCACCTTTCACTGTCTCGGGCAACATCTCAGATGCCGTCGCAACCAGAGCATCGTCGGCAAAGACGCTCTTTTCGTCTGAACGGGCCGCATTGATGAGTTCTGCGGCCAGTTCCGTCTGAGCTTCTGGAGCGAGCGGTTCGGCTGCTCCTGCATCTCCATCCGCCCCACTTGTCCGCGGTGTGCCGGGACCGGCGAAATTCTGTACCGCGTAGCGGCGCCCATCGGCATTTTCCGCAAGGCCGAAGCCATATTCTGTGAGGCCCTTGCGCAGGATGTTGGCGCGGTGTTTTGGGCTTTGCATCCAGCCTTCGTGGAGATCTGCAACCGCCGCGGCATCGGCCGGAACCGCGCAGCCGCTACATTTGGCAATATTCTCGGCGACGAGCCGACCGGGATTGCCGCCTGCCGCCTGATAGCGGTCCATGACGGTGCGTCCCTCGGGCGTGGTGTGGCTGTAGTAATTCCGCTCAAGCATGTCACGCGCGTGAGCCTGTGCCGCCTGGTTCAAGGTCTCGCTCAGCGTGAGCGGCGGGAGACTGGCCTCAGCGCGGGCTTCGTTGACGAGACGCAGGCTCTCCTGCCGCAGAGCATCCATCTCGTTCGGTCTCGCGGCCGGTGTCCTGGCCGGTGTCTCTGCCGGTGTCTGGGCCGCAGCCGTATCGAAGACGCCGGCGAAGGAGAAGAGAAGCGCGAGTGAAAGGGCGCGTGCGGTGAGGAGGGCGGAATGAAACATGGCATGCCTTGGACGGAGTGTTGACCAGGGGTCAACACTTCAGATGACGCCATGCTCCGTGGGAACGGCGACCAAGTGTCGTTCGAGACTTGGATCCTGCCGCGTGGGCGGCAGGATCGACGTCAGATGGAAGCTGCCTCGACGCTCAGAAATTGCGGGATGCCGCAAACTCCGCCGGCGTCACGCGGCCGTCTTTGTTGTAGTCCGCCGCGGCAAAACGGCTCTTGCCCGAGGCCATGAACTCGTCCTGCGACAGGCGACCATCCTTGTTGGTGTCGGCCTGCGTGAAACGCGCTTCCTTGCGCTGCGTCATCTGGGCCGCACGCGGGCCCTGGCCGCCGCCCGGACCGAAGGCGAAGCGGACGGACATGTATTCGTCCTTCGTCAGCTGGCCGTCGCCGTTGCTGTCCATCGTATCGAAGACGGACTGGTGCCAGGCGGTCGCTTCGCCCAGCGAAATCACGCCGTCGCCATTGGTATCCATGGCGTCGACGCGGGCGGCCATGCCCTGGCCCATGCCTTGACCCATGCCGCGTCCCATGCCTTGGCCCTGACCCATTCCCTGGCCCATGCCTTGACCGGGACCCTGCTGCGCCCATGCGGGCGACAATGCCATTGCAGCAGCCAGCACAGCAGGCGCTGCAATCTGCACAAATGCCCGTCTCGGTGCGGTGCGATCGTTTCTCATTTCGCTCTCCTTCCGACACGTGCCCCCTCAAGCCTACATACACCTTCTGCGTGGCGTTGCCTTGACGGAGGGCAAGGTGCTCTGCGTCTTATTCACGCGTACGAATAGAATAATATCAAGAAAAGAAAGCCGGATGACGGTCGGTCATCCGGCTCAAGTTGGTCCAATGAAGAGGGATTTCGAAGAGACGGCGCTCTCAGCGGCCGGGAGCCACCATGCGCAAGAGAGACGGGCGCGTGACCCAGAGCTTCAGAGCCCCCAGGACATGCACCAGGAAGAGAACGAGGATCACCTTGCTCGTGACGACGTGCACCGTCTCGAACACCTCGTGCAGGGCGTGGTTTTCGGCAAGCGGGCTCGGGATCGCGAACAGGCCGAAGACCGGCAGGGAGTGACCTGTGGTCCAGATGGTCAACGGACCGGAGACGATGAGGATCGTCAGGCAGAGGAGGAGCCCGACCTGAACGGCGCGCGCGAAAATACGCAAGGCGGGCGCTTCGTCCGGACTGTCGGGCAAGGTGCTGAAGAGCCGCCAGAGGACCCGTCCCGCCAGAACGGCGAATAGGACGACACCGACCGAAACGTGCAGATCGAGCGCCGCGGTCCTTTCCGGTCCGCGGGGCAGGTCTTCCATCTGATTTCCAAGGAGCCAGAGGGCGATGATGCCCGCGGCTGCAAGCCAATGGATGGCGAGCGAGAGCGCGCCATAACCGCTTCGAGTATCTTCAACCTGCATGCGCGTGCTTCCCTAAAGGAATGGCGATGCGGGCGTCATATATCCGAACGCGAATATCAGCCAATGAAGCTTTGGTAAGGAAGAAAGCTGCGGCATAAGGAGCGATCGCGGAACATGCCGTAAATCGGGCCGTTTTTCCTGGGACCCACCGCTTTTTGCGACATCCTGCCCCGGAGAACAGAATGCCCACTCAAGCCGAGCCGCTTTATTCCGCCCATCCCTCGATGTTCAAATCGAGCCCGCTGCTCTTCATCATCTGCGTCGTCACGATTCCGGTCCTCGTTGGCCTCATCGTGATCCTCGGGTGGTACATCAAGACGCGCTCGGAGCGCTTCACAATCACGGCCGATGAGGTGCAGTACGAGGTCGGGCTGTTCTCCAAGCAGATCAAAGAGATGAAGCGCAGCTCCGTGCGCTCTGTGAACGTCGACCAGTCGTTTGTCGACCGGATCGTCGGCGCTGCCAAAGTGACGATCTACTCCGCGGGCGATGAGCCGGAGATCGTGGTCAGCGGCTTGCCCGAGCCCGGACGGTTGCGTGAGCTCCTCTAGGAGAGGGCTCCTGGCGCAAAGCCGCGAGGCCGGCAGCGCGATCAGCGCCTGCTGGCTGCGCTTTGCGTGAGACGCTTTGAGAGAGAAATTGCGGCTGAACGAGCGAGAGCCGGGAGATCGTCCCGGCTTGTACGGCTCATGCAGTTCCGGCCTCTCCAGCTGTGGTCAGGCGCGGGTGCGCTCTGCCGGCAAGAGAGGTTCGGCCGGCAAGGAAGATTCGGCCGGAAATGAAGCTCGGCCGGAAAAGAGAAACTCGGCCGGAAAAGAGAGGCTCAGAGGCCCGGCTTGGCGCTCGTCAGACCTTGTGCGGCCTTTGCCGATCCGACCGGCGCCCGACCTTTTGCCCGCGATACGACCGGCGGAATGCTGGCCGCCAGCTGCCTGTCCGCGTTGTTGCCGTCGAAACGGGTGGATCGCTCCGTGAGAAATGTCTGCGTCGTCTTCATGCTGTTCCCTTTCCAACACTGATGGTGAGGCTTCTTGCGAGGAAAATTTTTCCTCGTTTCAGCCTTCTCCTGCCATGCCCGGAAAGAGCGGTTCCTCCTGGCCCGTCTGTCCGTTGATCTGGTCGAGCCAGGCGCGGACATGTTCTTGGGTGTAGGCTTGGTGGCTGAGCTCGTTCTCGTCGATGCGTTCCGTGATGTCGTCGAAGAGAAGCTCATGCGTCGTGCCGGAAAAGGCCGCCGCATCGATGCCGTCGGTCGTGCCGATCTGATAATTCGGATCAAGGCCGTGTTCGGTCTTCACCAGCCGAAGCTGCAATGTGTCCGTCGCCGCGCCGAGCGCCTGAGAGGCAAAGTCGAAATTGCGCAAAATGCCGGTGACGAAGGCTTCCGGGTGGTGCAGTCGACCGACTTGCGGAATCTGAAAATCACTCATGATGGTCCTGTATTTGCAGGTCTTCATGGGCAATGGCGGCGGGGCCGCTCCGGTTCCCGAGGAGACCTGCTCGTTGTCGCCAGCTCTGCAGGCTTGGCGCGCAGCTCTGTTCATGCCACAGCGGGCTTGCGCCGAACTGAAGGAAAATGCCGATGAGCCGCCTGGAAAGCACGATCAACCGCCTCATTGCGCAAAAAGTGCTTCTCGATCACGCGGCGGCGTTGATCGACACGCGGGAAGGGCCGGTCTTCGAACTCGGGCTCGGCAATGGCCGCACATTCGACCATCTGCGCCAGATTTTTCCGCAGCGGGACATCTTCGCCTTCGATCGATCCATACGCGCCCATGCGGGCTGTATTCCGGATGCGGAGCATATGGTGGTCGGCGATATGCGCGACACGCTGCGGCTCGTTCACCCGCGCGTCCCAGCCAAACCTGTGCTCATTCATGCGGATATGGGGGCGGGTGATCCGACCGCCGATCTCGCGACGCGCGAATGGCTTTCGCCGCTCGTCGCAGCCTGGGCGGCTGATGGTGGCTATGTGCTGAGCGACAGACGTCTCGAATTGCCGGGCTTTACGGAGATCGAGCGTCCGGCCGAGGCCCCCGTCTCGCCGCATATTCTTTATCAGAAGGTCGCCTGAGTCGCCTAAAGTCGAGACGCAGAAAGCCCCGGCTGAGCCGGGGCTTTGCAGGGTTCGGCCTGTGCCGGACGAAGGCTCGACTGATCAAGCCGCCTTCTTGTTGAGCTCGCTCTCGCCGACCTTACTGAGCTTGGCGTCGGCGCTCTTTTCTTCCTCAAGGGTTTCCCCGAGGCGCTTCGCGGCTTCCTTGTGGCCGAGAAGATGGGCCCAGGACTCAAGAGTGCCGTAGCGGGCGATCTCGTAATGCTCGACGGCCTGCGCCGCGGCGGCCATCGCTGCGTCACGCGTTTCGCCGTCGGAGATCTCGCTCATCAGCTCTTCGGCTTCGGTGATGATGCCCTGGATCGCCTGACAGGTTTCGCCTTCCGGCTTGACGCCGACGAGGCCGAAAACCGCCTCCAGACGATCGACGTGACCCTTGGTCTCTTCGAGATGCGTTTCGAAGAGGTTCTTCAAGTCCTTGTTTGTCGCCTTGTCCGCCATTTTCGGCAGAGCCTCGAGAATTTGCTTCTCGGCGAAATAGATGT from Rhodopseudomonas julia harbors:
- a CDS encoding class I SAM-dependent methyltransferase, whose protein sequence is MSRLESTINRLIAQKVLLDHAAALIDTREGPVFELGLGNGRTFDHLRQIFPQRDIFAFDRSIRAHAGCIPDAEHMVVGDMRDTLRLVHPRVPAKPVLIHADMGAGDPTADLATREWLSPLVAAWAADGGYVLSDRRLELPGFTEIERPAEAPVSPHILYQKVA
- a CDS encoding YciE/YciF ferroxidase family protein, whose protein sequence is MAIQNLQELFVHTLKDIYFAEKQILEALPKMADKATNKDLKNLFETHLEETKGHVDRLEAVFGLVGVKPEGETCQAIQGIITEAEELMSEISDGETRDAAMAAAAQAVEHYEIARYGTLESWAHLLGHKEAAKRLGETLEEEKSADAKLSKVGESELNKKAA